One stretch of Acyrthosiphon pisum isolate AL4f unplaced genomic scaffold, pea_aphid_22Mar2018_4r6ur Scaffold_21782;HRSCAF=24851, whole genome shotgun sequence DNA includes these proteins:
- the LOC115034963 gene encoding zinc finger MYM-type protein 1-like has protein sequence MEGKRKKDDNTKNTLLTYFSKKSRNNKESCDDDHLNQTKTNDPETQNIVLSVDQPSCSTLKQDEVIDNELETNFRSNDIGLFTNCTLTDADKKLVLRNVWVPNVNYEFPLLEKYKARGLKFQYKWFTEFNWLVYSEIKQGVFCKYCLLFAKYGGIGGQPLGQLVSTAFSNWKKAKETFRNHSKLKYHLSSVLDADHFLTILDHKQVTIIEKLVTNRTEQIKLNRSRLIPIIECVILCGQQEIALRGHRDSGKINGNY, from the exons atggaAGGTAAAAGGAAAAAAGatgataatactaaaaatacacttttaacatatttttcaaaaaaaagtcGTAATAATAAAGAAAGCTGTGATGAT gatCATCTAAATCAAACTAAAACTAATGACCCAGAGACACAGAATATTGTATTGTCAGTAGATCAGCCTTCATGTTCGACATtaaaacaa GATGAAGTTATTGATAATGAATTGGAAACTAATTTTAGATCAAATGATATAGGGCTTTTTACTAATTGTACACTTACTGATGCTGATAAAAAGCTT gtgctTAGAAATGTGTGGGTACCAAATGTAAATTATGAGTTTCCAttgttggaaaaatataaagcaAGAGGTCtgaaatttcaatataaatggTTCACAGAATTTAATTGGCTTGTTTATTCAGAAATTAAACAAGGAGTTTTTTGCAAATACTGTTTGCTTTTTGCTAAATATGGCGGTATTGGTGGCCAGCCTCTGGGGCAACTAGTTTCAACTGCTTTTTCAAACTGGAAAAAAGCAAAAGag acATTTCGAAATCATTCCAAGTTGAAATACCATTTATCGTCTGTATTAGATGCTGAccattttttaactatacttGACCATAAACAAGTtactataattgaaaaattagtaACAAATAGGACagaacaaattaaattgaatagaaGTCGCCTAATTCCAATAATTGAATGTGTCATATTATGTGGACAACAAGAAATTGCACTCAGAGGACATCGCGATTCTGGAAAAATAAACGGTAACTATTAG